Proteins co-encoded in one Hymenobacter swuensis DY53 genomic window:
- a CDS encoding helix-turn-helix domain-containing protein, whose translation MPTTAIPKKILARQYEITADFTRLVHAHVDDLVAGRATEALEIRDFAGQLCIHPTHLSNTLKLTTGEAPCAIYERKLVAESKALLLDPRLSVAEVAARLTYDPSNFTKFFKHFVGTTPRQYREELWAVQRESSAA comes from the coding sequence ATGCCAACCACTGCCATCCCCAAGAAGATCCTGGCCCGCCAGTACGAAATAACTGCCGACTTCACCCGGCTGGTACATGCCCACGTTGATGATCTGGTGGCCGGGCGGGCCACGGAGGCACTGGAAATCCGGGATTTTGCTGGCCAGCTGTGCATTCATCCTACCCACCTCAGCAACACGCTCAAGCTCACGACCGGCGAAGCGCCCTGCGCTATTTATGAGCGCAAACTGGTGGCGGAATCCAAAGCACTGCTGCTCGACCCGCGCCTGTCAGTGGCGGAAGTGGCCGCCCGGTTGACCTACGACCCGTCTAACTTCACCAAGTTCTTCAAGCATTTCGTGGGCACCACACCCCGGCAGTACCGCGAGGAACTGTGGGCCGTGCAACGGGAGTCCAGCGCGGCGTGA
- a CDS encoding amidase, whose translation MNRRIFLRNGSLAGLALSTVSLAACSSGSDKPATPATDAAASPVAGFELHEATVADLQEKMKSGQLTARRITELYLERIKQLDKAGPKLHAVLETNPDALKLADQLDEERKSGKLRGPLHGIPVLIKDNINTADQQQTTAGSLALAGHKAQQDAFIIKKLREAGAIVLGKTNLSEWANFRSTRSTSGWSSRGGQTKNPYILDRTPSGSSSGSGVAAAANFCALAIGTETDGSIVSPASCCGLVGFKPTVGLWSRAGIIPISATQDTAGPMTRTVRDAAILLGALAGEDADDAVTKESTGKIQSDYTKFLTPNGLKGKRLGVEKGHLKGSSDAIALLQAALEVLKAQGATIVEVEVEKQTDPLGEAEYDVLLYEFKDGVNKYLATAGAGVKTLSDVIRFNTENKPKAMPFFQQEILEASEKLDGLSSPKYQAALRKSHQGARAALDGVLRENKLDGIVAITNAPARCIDLINGDGGGGPGFSSPAAMAGYPHITVPMGQAHGLPVGLSFVGGAYQEGPLLTLAYAYEQASKKRVAPEFKAPFVG comes from the coding sequence ATGAACCGCCGAATTTTCCTGCGTAACGGCTCCCTCGCCGGCCTCGCTCTCTCCACCGTTTCCCTTGCCGCCTGTTCCTCTGGCTCCGATAAGCCTGCCACGCCTGCTACTGATGCTGCTGCCAGTCCCGTCGCCGGTTTCGAGTTGCACGAAGCCACCGTGGCCGATTTGCAGGAGAAGATGAAAAGCGGTCAGCTTACGGCCCGCCGCATCACGGAACTGTACTTAGAGCGCATTAAACAGCTCGACAAAGCCGGCCCGAAACTCCATGCCGTGCTGGAAACCAACCCTGACGCCCTCAAGCTTGCCGATCAGCTGGATGAGGAGCGCAAAAGCGGCAAGCTGCGTGGCCCGCTGCACGGGATTCCGGTGCTCATCAAGGACAACATCAACACCGCCGATCAGCAGCAGACTACCGCCGGCTCCCTGGCCCTGGCCGGCCACAAGGCGCAACAGGATGCCTTTATTATCAAAAAGCTACGCGAAGCCGGGGCTATTGTGCTGGGCAAAACCAACCTGAGCGAATGGGCCAACTTCCGCTCCACGCGCAGCACCAGCGGCTGGAGCAGCCGGGGCGGTCAGACCAAAAACCCGTACATCCTCGACCGCACGCCCAGTGGTTCCAGCTCCGGCTCGGGCGTGGCGGCGGCGGCTAACTTCTGCGCTTTGGCCATCGGCACCGAAACAGATGGTTCCATTGTGTCGCCGGCCTCCTGCTGCGGGCTGGTGGGCTTCAAGCCGACGGTGGGCCTGTGGAGCCGCGCGGGCATCATCCCTATTTCCGCCACCCAGGACACGGCCGGCCCCATGACCCGCACCGTCCGCGACGCGGCTATTCTGCTGGGGGCGTTGGCCGGTGAGGACGCCGATGATGCCGTGACCAAGGAAAGCACCGGCAAAATTCAGTCCGATTACACGAAATTTCTGACGCCGAACGGCCTCAAAGGCAAACGCCTCGGGGTGGAGAAAGGCCACCTGAAAGGCTCCTCCGATGCCATTGCCCTGCTGCAAGCAGCCTTGGAAGTGCTGAAGGCCCAGGGTGCGACCATTGTGGAGGTAGAGGTGGAAAAGCAAACTGACCCGTTGGGGGAGGCTGAGTACGACGTGCTGCTCTACGAGTTCAAGGACGGCGTGAACAAGTACCTGGCCACGGCCGGCGCGGGCGTGAAAACCCTCTCGGATGTCATCCGCTTCAACACCGAAAACAAGCCCAAAGCCATGCCCTTCTTCCAGCAGGAAATTCTGGAAGCCTCCGAGAAGCTGGACGGCCTCAGCAGCCCCAAGTACCAGGCAGCGCTACGCAAGTCGCACCAGGGAGCCCGCGCTGCTCTAGATGGCGTGCTGCGCGAAAACAAGCTCGACGGCATCGTGGCCATTACCAACGCTCCCGCCCGTTGCATCGACCTGATTAACGGCGACGGAGGCGGCGGCCCGGGGTTTTCGTCGCCGGCGGCTATGGCGGGTTATCCGCACATTACGGTGCCCATGGGCCAGGCGCACGGCTTGCCGGTAGGCCTCTCCTTCGTGGGCGGCGCGTACCAGGAAGGCCCCTTGCTGACGTTGGCTTATGCGTACGAGCAGGCCTCGAAAAAGCGGGTTGCTCCGGAATTCAAGGCTCCGTTTGTGGGGTAG
- a CDS encoding SMP-30/gluconolactonase/LRE family protein, whose product MPVSLPVFPVRTLAALLLTALLAPACSDDDDETTSPGVPDAVAFTQAGLYPEGVQYDATDNRFFVSSQTRGAIGQVKDDGTYTQFADDAVLISTIGMRLDEGRNRLLVAVSDPGYNTARTSTATQRKLAGLASFNRANGQRLSYTDLGALRPGQNHFANDIAVDAQGNAYVTDSFSPIIYKVDVQGVATIFLENAQLAAPAGAFGLNGIVYHPDGYLLVAKSNEGVLFKVPLTNPTAFTKVASAQNLMGADGLLLQDNNTLQVVTNAQAKVYRLTSADAWATATVSGTFSTPPQYPTTLARREGADSYVLYSNLNALQASQNPPVSVFTIARVKF is encoded by the coding sequence ATGCCTGTTTCTCTTCCTGTTTTTCCGGTCCGCACCCTGGCCGCCTTGTTGCTTACGGCCCTACTGGCACCTGCCTGTTCCGATGACGACGATGAAACCACCTCCCCCGGCGTGCCCGACGCGGTGGCTTTTACGCAGGCGGGCCTCTACCCCGAAGGCGTGCAGTACGATGCCACCGACAACCGCTTTTTCGTGAGTTCCCAAACGCGCGGGGCCATCGGGCAGGTGAAGGACGACGGCACCTATACGCAGTTTGCCGACGATGCCGTGCTGATTTCCACCATCGGGATGCGTCTGGATGAGGGCCGTAACCGGCTGCTGGTGGCCGTGTCTGACCCGGGCTATAACACGGCGCGTACTTCTACCGCTACCCAGCGCAAGCTAGCCGGTCTGGCCAGCTTCAACCGGGCCAACGGCCAGCGCCTCAGCTACACCGACTTGGGGGCCCTGCGCCCCGGGCAGAACCATTTTGCCAATGATATTGCCGTGGATGCCCAGGGCAACGCGTACGTCACCGACAGTTTTTCTCCTATCATCTACAAAGTGGATGTGCAGGGTGTGGCTACCATTTTTCTGGAAAATGCGCAGTTGGCCGCGCCGGCCGGAGCTTTTGGCCTCAATGGTATTGTGTACCATCCGGATGGGTACCTGCTGGTGGCTAAATCCAACGAAGGCGTGCTGTTCAAGGTCCCGCTGACCAACCCCACGGCTTTCACCAAGGTAGCCAGTGCCCAAAATCTGATGGGTGCCGATGGCCTGCTGCTGCAGGATAACAATACGCTGCAGGTGGTAACCAACGCCCAGGCTAAAGTGTACCGACTCACCTCGGCCGATGCCTGGGCCACGGCGACGGTATCGGGTACGTTCAGCACGCCGCCGCAGTACCCTACTACCCTGGCCCGCCGTGAGGGTGCCGACAGCTACGTGCTGTACTCCAACCTCAACGCTTTGCAGGCCAGCCAGAACCCGCCCGTATCGGTATTCACCATTGCCCGGGTGAAGTTCTAG
- a CDS encoding 2'-5' RNA ligase family protein, whose amino-acid sequence MLAITSLLNAQNADRINRLIKSLESEFGLDDVQATPDPHITYQLAGVRKLSALKQVLRDVARHTQPFVAHTTGLGVFPGPNPVIYIPVLRSDALNHLHRRVLRATAPLCLRTDKFSGPDCWLPHISLALHDTTPELLGPVMQYLNHQTFNLKLAVTNLAILREEGEQFVPEKIFSFEGHKHEPAPSLFEASK is encoded by the coding sequence ATGCTTGCTATAACCTCCCTGTTGAACGCCCAGAACGCGGATCGGATCAACCGCCTGATTAAGAGCCTGGAGTCGGAATTCGGGCTTGATGACGTGCAGGCCACCCCCGATCCGCACATCACCTACCAGCTGGCCGGCGTCCGTAAGCTCTCCGCCCTGAAGCAGGTACTGCGCGACGTGGCCCGCCATACGCAGCCATTCGTGGCCCATACTACCGGCCTGGGTGTTTTCCCGGGGCCCAATCCGGTCATCTATATCCCAGTACTGCGCTCCGATGCGCTCAACCATCTGCACCGGCGGGTGCTGCGGGCCACGGCGCCGCTGTGCCTGCGCACCGATAAATTCAGCGGCCCCGACTGCTGGCTGCCCCATATTTCCCTGGCTTTGCATGATACCACGCCCGAGCTGCTGGGCCCCGTAATGCAATACCTTAACCATCAGACATTTAACTTAAAGCTGGCCGTCACTAATCTGGCTATTCTGCGGGAAGAGGGCGAGCAGTTTGTGCCGGAGAAGATTTTTTCATTCGAAGGCCATAAGCACGAGCCGGCTCCTTCTCTTTTTGAAGCCTCTAAATAG
- a CDS encoding SDR family NAD(P)-dependent oxidoreductase codes for MSTSKIALVTGGSRGLGKNMALSLAGKGIDVILTYHSKKDEADAVVAEIEAQGRKAAALQLDASDTTSFDGFFDQVKAALQATFSTDTFDFLINNAGTALYAMFADTTEAQFDEMVNVHLKGPFFLTQKALPLLNDSGRIINISSGLARFSNPGSSAYASMKGAIEVLTRYQAKELGTRGIAVNTVAPGAIETDFGGGMVRDNKQINDHLAGATALGRVGLPDDIGPVVAFLCTEDAKWVNAQRLEASGGMFI; via the coding sequence ATGAGCACCAGCAAAATAGCCCTCGTAACCGGCGGTAGCCGTGGCCTCGGTAAGAACATGGCCCTGAGCCTAGCCGGCAAAGGCATTGATGTCATTCTGACCTATCACAGCAAAAAAGACGAAGCTGATGCCGTAGTAGCCGAAATTGAGGCGCAGGGCCGTAAAGCTGCCGCCCTGCAGCTCGACGCTTCCGACACTACGTCCTTCGACGGTTTCTTTGATCAGGTGAAGGCCGCGCTACAGGCCACCTTCAGCACCGATACGTTCGATTTCCTCATCAACAACGCGGGTACGGCCCTATATGCCATGTTCGCCGATACCACGGAGGCGCAGTTTGATGAGATGGTTAATGTCCACCTAAAAGGGCCGTTTTTCCTCACCCAGAAGGCCCTGCCGCTGCTCAATGACAGTGGGCGGATCATCAATATCTCGTCGGGACTGGCACGGTTTTCCAATCCCGGGTCTTCGGCCTATGCCAGCATGAAGGGCGCTATTGAAGTGCTGACCCGCTACCAGGCCAAGGAGTTGGGTACCCGCGGTATTGCCGTAAATACGGTAGCCCCCGGGGCCATTGAAACCGACTTCGGCGGTGGCATGGTGCGCGACAACAAGCAGATCAACGACCACCTGGCCGGGGCCACGGCCCTTGGTCGGGTGGGGCTGCCCGATGATATCGGTCCGGTGGTGGCTTTCCTCTGCACTGAGGACGCTAAATGGGTGAATGCGCAACGCCTGGAAGCTTCCGGCGGCATGTTCATCTAA
- a CDS encoding M61 family metallopeptidase, producing MNPIFRSATLAALLGLAAPALAKGPKELTYTVSMDPATNSNAFQVKLELPKLKKDQAIYQFAATAPGTYQVMDMGRFVSNFQAFDEKGKPLEVKQLNTNQYQLSQPDKTREIRYTIAETWDTPVKEHNIYRMCGSSLEIDHALLNGQTLLGYPQGMQAAPLRLKLQYPSGWKAGSVLQADKDGYYHLQDYDHAVDSPILLGRLTEANTKLGNADVALYCYSATDKVQAEPLLGYMQKMLTAAQSFFGGQLPVQRYAFLYHFADRSAGAWEHSYSSEYVLPEQPLTPESAQGVVDIAAHEFFHVMTPLNIHSEVIEQFNFVQPTGSEHLWLYEGTTEWASHMMQLRGGLVPLDDYLSTLHDKVQYDRTRTDTTYSLSRLGLNSFSDEGQRQYGNIYQRGALTAGLLDLRLLELSGGKRGLRDVLLQLAKQYGPNKPFSEKTFFEDFTKLTYPEIGDFFKRYVQNAEPLPLAEYYAKVGVNYQPIVHTGKQVATVGAIGLAPREANVYFTRVTGPVAAAGVQVGDQLVAVDGVRNDFTGLRRAGSRAPGSELPLTISRSGQEQTVRVKLGSTEEVKRYVFTQNPTATAAQLALREAWLKNL from the coding sequence ATGAACCCGATTTTCCGTTCGGCTACCCTGGCCGCTTTGCTGGGCCTGGCCGCGCCGGCCCTGGCCAAAGGCCCTAAGGAGCTGACCTACACTGTGAGCATGGACCCTGCCACCAACAGCAATGCCTTTCAGGTAAAACTGGAGCTGCCCAAGCTCAAAAAGGACCAAGCCATCTACCAGTTTGCGGCCACCGCGCCCGGCACCTACCAGGTGATGGATATGGGCCGCTTTGTGAGCAACTTCCAAGCCTTCGACGAAAAAGGCAAGCCGCTGGAAGTAAAGCAGCTCAACACCAATCAGTACCAGCTCAGCCAGCCCGACAAAACGCGCGAAATCCGCTACACCATTGCCGAAACCTGGGACACCCCGGTGAAGGAGCACAACATCTACCGCATGTGCGGCTCCTCGCTGGAAATCGACCACGCCCTGCTCAACGGCCAGACGCTGCTGGGCTACCCTCAGGGTATGCAGGCCGCCCCGCTGCGCCTGAAGCTGCAATACCCCAGTGGCTGGAAGGCCGGCTCGGTGCTGCAGGCCGATAAGGACGGCTACTACCACTTGCAGGACTACGACCACGCCGTGGATTCGCCCATTCTGCTGGGTCGCCTCACCGAAGCCAACACCAAGCTGGGTAACGCCGACGTGGCGCTCTACTGCTACTCGGCCACCGATAAGGTGCAGGCCGAGCCACTGCTGGGCTACATGCAGAAGATGCTGACCGCCGCCCAGAGCTTCTTCGGGGGCCAGCTGCCGGTGCAGCGCTACGCCTTCCTCTACCACTTCGCCGACCGCTCGGCCGGGGCCTGGGAACATTCCTACAGCTCCGAGTACGTGCTGCCCGAGCAACCCCTCACGCCCGAGTCGGCGCAGGGCGTGGTAGATATTGCGGCCCACGAGTTCTTCCACGTGATGACGCCGCTCAACATTCATTCCGAGGTGATTGAGCAGTTCAACTTCGTGCAGCCCACCGGCTCCGAGCACTTGTGGCTCTACGAAGGCACCACCGAGTGGGCCTCGCACATGATGCAGCTACGCGGCGGCCTGGTGCCCCTGGACGACTACCTGAGCACCCTGCACGACAAAGTGCAGTATGACCGGACCCGCACCGATACTACCTACAGCCTAAGCCGCCTGGGCCTGAATTCCTTCTCCGACGAAGGCCAGCGCCAGTACGGCAACATCTACCAGCGCGGGGCCCTCACGGCTGGTCTGCTTGATTTGCGCCTGCTGGAGCTGAGTGGCGGCAAGCGCGGCCTCCGCGACGTGCTGCTGCAGCTGGCCAAGCAGTACGGCCCCAACAAGCCCTTCAGCGAAAAAACCTTCTTCGAAGACTTCACCAAGCTGACGTACCCTGAAATCGGCGACTTCTTTAAGCGCTACGTGCAGAATGCCGAGCCGCTGCCTTTGGCCGAATACTACGCTAAAGTGGGCGTAAACTATCAGCCTATTGTGCATACCGGTAAGCAAGTAGCCACGGTGGGCGCTATTGGGCTGGCTCCGCGCGAAGCCAATGTGTACTTCACCCGCGTAACCGGTCCGGTGGCTGCCGCCGGCGTGCAGGTAGGCGACCAGCTGGTGGCCGTGGATGGCGTGCGCAACGACTTTACGGGCCTGCGCCGGGCCGGTAGCCGCGCCCCCGGGTCCGAGCTGCCGCTCACCATCAGCCGCAGCGGCCAGGAGCAAACCGTACGCGTGAAGCTGGGCAGTACCGAAGAAGTGAAGCGCTACGTGTTCACCCAGAATCCTACTGCCACCGCCGCCCAGCTGGCCCTGCGGGAAGCATGGCTGAAGAACCTGTAA